A genomic region of Glycine max cultivar Williams 82 chromosome 15, Glycine_max_v4.0, whole genome shotgun sequence contains the following coding sequences:
- the LOC100527108 gene encoding uncharacterized protein LOC100527108 precursor, whose translation MSPKYIIVLLVALVLVATSLAGQPEKPPQPHPPTLQEQQLTPHLDSTHLPPHKRIPPRETTTKEQPSKEKKGHPHPGHDAGVEPNTDRKLPRGPPN comes from the coding sequence ATGTCTCCCAAATACATTATAGTGTTGTTGGTAGCATTGGTTTTGGTTGCAACTTCCCTTGCTGGTCAACCAGAAAAGCCTCCACAGCCTCATCCTCCAACCCTTCAAGAACAACAACTCACCCCACATCTTGATAGTACCCACCTACCACCTCATAAACGTATACCACCACGcgagacaacaacaaaggagCAACCaagcaaagaaaagaaaggccaTCCCCATCCTGGACATGATGCTGGGGTGGAACCAAACACGGATCGAAAGCTACCAAGAGGGCCTCCAAACTGA